A single region of the Mercenaria mercenaria strain notata chromosome 6, MADL_Memer_1, whole genome shotgun sequence genome encodes:
- the LOC128557882 gene encoding uncharacterized protein LOC128557882 isoform X1, translating to MYSTEDLDSLFKFFILSRLADLALDRPLKTRARGKHLHIFTPLLYAFNIAFNLFTYLEMPKRQSRGGRRRAETSTVASQVQTRRTRRRTPRAINSQLTAQSHPVTTEYNQIMNSHLSSSNLGQFHASDTINDFSAGSANYPTTGSFITGLSGQYQNTDTRVSPGISTSTCTAFGVIPANPGHHYGSGQLQNTNISSANIGSFIPQGQYTFPPFSGHAQGQLQTSSITNPLSSPSISSSTCTAFGVFPANPGQHYGSGQLQNTNISSANIGSCIPQGQYTFPPFSGHDQGQLQTSSITNPLSPSVQYNPINLQGNEQFRNNYVEHPALMNTESIQASTSNIQQDSQQYGTAFQEVGASNSHAPQPTGPLHMDSTHPVVNQDGCLPQSSAVLPPDPVTEDTFHVWIVGSSMVRDAFYHATDKNLGLSQIGG from the exons atgtacAGTACAGAGGATTTAGATTctctatttaaattttttatactgAGTAGGCTAGCAGATTTAGCTCTAGATCGGCCGTTAAAGACCCGAGCCCGTGGCAAACATCTACATATTTTCACACCTTTGCTTTATGCTTTTAACATTGCattcaatttatttacatatcTGGAAATGCCGAAGCGACAATCCAGGGGCGGACGCCGTAGGGCGGAGACTTCCACTGTGGCCTCACAAGTTCAAACCAGGAGGACACGTAGGCGTACACCCAGAGCCATTAACAGCCAATTAACAGCACAGAGTCATCCGGTTACGACGGAGTATAACCAAATCATGAACTCTCACTTAAGTAGCTCTAATCTGGGACAATTTCACGCTTCAGACACGATAAATGACTTCAGTGCTGGATCTGCCAATTACCCCACCACTGGTTCCTTTATAACAGGACTGTCTGGACAATACCAGAACACCGACACTCGGGTTTCTCCCGGTATAAGTACTTCTACATGTACGGCTTTTGGTGTTATTCCAGCTAATCCGGGACATCACTATGGTTCAGGACAACTTCAGAACACTAACATTTCTAGTGCTAATATTGGTTCATTTATTCCACAAGGACAATATACATTTCCTCCATTTTCTGGACATGCTCAAGGACAATTACAGACCAGCAGCATTACAAACCCTCTTTCTTCTCCCAGTATAAGTAGTTCTACATGTACGGCTTTTGGTGTTTTTCCAGCTAATCCGGGACAACACTATGGTTCAGGACAACTTCAGAACACTAACATTTCTAGTGCTAATATTGGCTCATGTATTCCACAAGGACAATATACATTTCCTCCATTTTCTGGACATGATCAAGGACAATTACAGACCAGCAGCATTACAAACCCTCTTTCTCCTAGTGTTCAGTATAATCCGATTAATCTGCAGGGAAATGAACAGTTTCGCAACAATTATGTTGAACACCCTGCTCTGATGAACACGGAGAGCATTCAGGCCAGTACTAGTAACATCCAACAAGATTCTCAGCAATACGGTACAGCCTTTCAAGAAGTCGGTGCTTCAAATTCACATGCGCCACAACCGACTGGGCCATTACACATGGATTCGACCCACCCTGTAGTGAACCAAGATGGCTGTCTGCCACAATCGTCAGCTGTCCTACCTCCTGACCCTGTTACAGAAG ATACGTTCCATGTGTGGATAGTTGGTTCTTCCATGGTGAGAGATGCATTTTACCATGCAACAGACAAAAACCTTGGTCTCTCGCAAATTGGAGGGTAG
- the LOC128557882 gene encoding uncharacterized protein LOC128557882 isoform X2, which yields MYSTEDLDSLFKFFILSRLADLALDRPLKTRARGKHLHIFTPLLYAFNIAFNLFTYLEMPKRQSRGGRRRAETSTVASQVQTRRTRRRTPRAINSQLTAQSHPVTTEYNQIMNSHLSSSNLGQFHASDTINDFSAGSANYPTTGSFITGLSGQYQNTDTRVSPGISTSTCTAFGVIPANPGHHYGSGQLQNTNISSANIGSFIPQGQYTFPPFSGHAQGQLQTSSITNPLSSPSISSSTCTAFGVFPANPGQHYGSGQLQNTNISSANIGSCIPQGQYTFPPFSGHDQGQLQTSSITNPLSPSVQYNPINLQGNEQFRNNYVEHPALMNTESIQASTSNIQQDSQQYGTAFQEVGASNSHAPQPTGPLHMDSTHPVVNQDGCLPQSSAVLPPDPVTEEFDVMIPLVHTC from the exons atgtacAGTACAGAGGATTTAGATTctctatttaaattttttatactgAGTAGGCTAGCAGATTTAGCTCTAGATCGGCCGTTAAAGACCCGAGCCCGTGGCAAACATCTACATATTTTCACACCTTTGCTTTATGCTTTTAACATTGCattcaatttatttacatatcTGGAAATGCCGAAGCGACAATCCAGGGGCGGACGCCGTAGGGCGGAGACTTCCACTGTGGCCTCACAAGTTCAAACCAGGAGGACACGTAGGCGTACACCCAGAGCCATTAACAGCCAATTAACAGCACAGAGTCATCCGGTTACGACGGAGTATAACCAAATCATGAACTCTCACTTAAGTAGCTCTAATCTGGGACAATTTCACGCTTCAGACACGATAAATGACTTCAGTGCTGGATCTGCCAATTACCCCACCACTGGTTCCTTTATAACAGGACTGTCTGGACAATACCAGAACACCGACACTCGGGTTTCTCCCGGTATAAGTACTTCTACATGTACGGCTTTTGGTGTTATTCCAGCTAATCCGGGACATCACTATGGTTCAGGACAACTTCAGAACACTAACATTTCTAGTGCTAATATTGGTTCATTTATTCCACAAGGACAATATACATTTCCTCCATTTTCTGGACATGCTCAAGGACAATTACAGACCAGCAGCATTACAAACCCTCTTTCTTCTCCCAGTATAAGTAGTTCTACATGTACGGCTTTTGGTGTTTTTCCAGCTAATCCGGGACAACACTATGGTTCAGGACAACTTCAGAACACTAACATTTCTAGTGCTAATATTGGCTCATGTATTCCACAAGGACAATATACATTTCCTCCATTTTCTGGACATGATCAAGGACAATTACAGACCAGCAGCATTACAAACCCTCTTTCTCCTAGTGTTCAGTATAATCCGATTAATCTGCAGGGAAATGAACAGTTTCGCAACAATTATGTTGAACACCCTGCTCTGATGAACACGGAGAGCATTCAGGCCAGTACTAGTAACATCCAACAAGATTCTCAGCAATACGGTACAGCCTTTCAAGAAGTCGGTGCTTCAAATTCACATGCGCCACAACCGACTGGGCCATTACACATGGATTCGACCCACCCTGTAGTGAACCAAGATGGCTGTCTGCCACAATCGTCAGCTGTCCTACCTCCTGACCCTGTTACAGAAG aatttgACGTCATGATTCCATTGGTACACACGTGTTAG